The Bradysia coprophila strain Holo2 chromosome IV unlocalized genomic scaffold, BU_Bcop_v1 contig_81, whole genome shotgun sequence genome has a window encoding:
- the LOC119072366 gene encoding HMG box-containing protein 4-like — MEAEVVTGVSRSGRVRKKSSKLMDFQSIDELELSKVKKPTPRSLKMSSPSLSDQSSPIKSEFMEAPLDITPEALKNEQMDIDDDDDDLMLDSSGSDSDEGNNPLLIDTTVRKSAYMTEKSTKKKIYKDGKLVLGKPQRKDKGKSRFTAYMLWAKDVRQQMLSIHPDLDFATISRKLGEMWANVPSSEKYNWRRRAKRLSSKGKEKVIGKSLNQVPSSKFINRHTTPSTKTKQKRTPVKNAPITSPDVASEVKSPKLSPTTSNVFKSKPGTQPADVAAHLQLLGESLTIIGERLKEHEGQITVSGSLSVLLDSLLCSISPLICLTTCIPGLGHKLNNIKGQLSDTLDNIAYVMPGI; from the exons ATGGAAGCCGAGGTAGTTACCGGAGTATCAAGATCAGGACGTGTGCGAAAGAAGTCCTCCAAGCTAATGGATTTCCAAAGCATTGACGAATTGGAATTGTCAAAAGTCAAGAAACCGACTCCCAGGTCCCTGAAAATGTCCTCTCCATCCCTGTCCGATCAGTCGTCTCCGATAAAAAGTGAATTCATGGAAGCTCCTTTGGACATAACGCCCGAAGCGTTGAAAAATGAGCAAATGGATATTGACGACGACGATGACGATCTGATGCTCGATTCTAGTGGCAGTGATTCGGATGAAGGAAACAATCCGTTGCTCATTGATACGACTGTCCGTAAGAGTGCGTATATGACCGAAAAGTCGACGAAGAAAAAGATTTACAAAGACGGAAAA TTGGTCCTAGGCAAACCGCAGCGAAAAGACAAAGGCAAGTCTCGATTCACCGCTTACATGCTTTGGGCGAAAGACGTCCGCCAGCAGATGTTGTCAATTCATCCGGATCTTGATTTCGCTACAATTTCACGTAAACTCGGCGAAATGTGGGCCAATGTTCCAAGCAGCGAAAAATACAATTGGCGACGACGCGCTAAGCGTCTTTCATCCAAAGGCAAAGAGAAAGTCATCGGCAAATCGTTGAATCAGGTGCCCAGCTCAAAGTTCATCAATCGACATACGACTCCATCCACAAAGACTAAACAGAAGCGAACGCCGGTTAAGAATGCACCGATTACGTCTCCGGATGTAGCGAGTGAAGTCAAATCACCCAAATTGAGTCCGACGACATCAAATGTGTTTAAATCGAAACCTGGTACACAGCCAGCCGACGTTGCCGCCCATCTGCAGTTGCTGGGAGAAAGCTTAACTATAATCGGGGAACGTTTGAAAGAGCACGAA GGACAAATAACCGTGTCTGGCAGTCTATCCGTACTACTAGACAGTTTGCTGTGCTCGATATCACCACTAATTTGTTTGACCACCTGCATTCCTGGATTGGGCCACAAATTGAACAACATCAAAGGACAGCTCAGCGACACACTGGACAACATTGCTTATGTGATGCCAggcatttga
- the LOC119072368 gene encoding peptidyl-prolyl cis-trans isomerase-like 1: MLTNANASGIPDKGWQPHFVVLETTMGEITIELYWKHAPNTCRNFAELARRGYYNNTIFHRIIRDFMIQGGDPTGTGRGGTSIYGQTFADEINPDLKHTGAGILSMANSGPDTNGSQFFITLAPTQWLDGKHTIFGRVSSGMQSVKRIGLVECDKNDKPNENVKIVRSKIEKF; this comes from the exons ATGTTGACTAATGCTAACGCTTCGGGAATTCCTGACAAAGGATGGCAACCACACTTCGTTGTTCTGGAGACCAC AATGGGAGAAATAACCATCGAACTGTATTGGAAGCATGCTCCGAACACATGTCGAAATTTCGCAGAGCTCGCTCGCCGTG GTTACTACAACAACACCATCTTTCATCGAATCATCCGCGATTTTATGATTCAAGGTGGAGATCCCACCGGTACTGGTAGAGGAGGCACATCGATTTATGGACAAACGTTTGCCGACGAAATAAATCCCGATCTGAAGCACACCGG TGCTGGAATATTGTCGATGGCTAACTCGGGACCGGACACAAATGGCTCACAGTTCTTCATAACACTGGCGCCAACACAATGGTTGGACGGAAAGCATACGATTTTCGGTCGAGTTTCGTCGGGCATGCAGTCGGTCAAGCGGATCGGCTTGGTGGAGTGTGACAAAAATGACAAACccaatgaaaatgtgaaaattgttcgAAGTAAAATTGAGAAGTTCTAA
- the LOC119072365 gene encoding aurora kinase C-like translates to MIRRTGDKGQKENQTTVTRNAKLSTPAASRTVKNDINTKGSVTTEKAKRNVLVNQSTYVKKAEVLKPEKTEAAVVSSSTSDTKQVVERPADSSSGEPASSRWSLSSFDIGTPLGRGKFGNVYLAREKTTRYVVALKVMFKKQIVQNSVEHQVRREIEIQSHLRHPNILRLYGYFHDDTRIYLILEYAPNGTLYKELQTHPDKRLDEKTTASYISSLASALIYLHQKHIIHRDIKPENLLLGANKELKIADFGWSVHEPTSYRTTLCGTMDYLPPEMVRGKPHSKQVDLWSLGVLCYELLVGKAPFFSNSAHHDTYRSIVDGKYVIPSFVSAPARHLISKLMVVEPDRRLPLDEVMKHPWIIKQTK, encoded by the exons ATGATACGACGTACAGGGGACAAGGGACAAAAGGAAAATCAAACTACGGTGACCAGGAATGCGAAACTATCTACCCCGGCAGCTTCAAGGACTGTAAAAAATGACATTAACACAAAGGGTTCGGTGACGACTGAAAAGGCCAAGCGAAATGTTCTCGTTAATCAAAGTACTTACGTAAAGAAGGCTGAGGTATTGAAACCAGAAAAAACAGAAGCAG CGGTCGTATCGTCATCTACTAGTGATACAAAGCAAGTGGTCGAACGTCCAGCAGATAGTTCGTCCGGGGAACCAGCATCATCTCGTTGGTCGTTGAGTAGTTTTGATATTGGCACTCCACTCGGTAGGGGCAAATTTGGAAATGTGTACTTAGCTCGCGAGAAAACGACCCGTTACGTCGTCGCACTGAAAGTAATGTTCAAGAAACAAATCGTTCAGAATTCCGTTGAACATCAGGTTCGACGTGAAATAGAAATTCAAAGTCACTTAAGACATCCGAATATTTTGCGGCTGTACGGTTACTTCCATGACGACACtagaatttatttgattttggaGTACGCACCGAACGGTACGCTTTACAAGGAGCTACAGACTCATCCGGATAAACGGCTAGACGAAAAAACCACAGCCTCGTACATTTCGTCATTGGCATCGGCACTCATTTACTTACATCAAAAACACATTATCCACAGGGACATCAAACCTG AAAATCTACTCTTGGGCGCGAACAAAGAACTGAAAATCGCCGATTTCGGATGGTCCGTTCACGAGCCCACATCGTATCGAACAACACTATGTGGTACCATGGACTATCTGCCACCGGAAATGGTTCGCGGCAAGCCACATTCGAAGCAAGTGGATCTATGGAGTCTAGGAGTCTTATGTTACGAGCTGCTCGTCGGTAAGGCTCCGTTCTTTTCGAATTCCGCACATCATGACACATACCGTAGCATTGTGGACGGGAAATATGTGATTCCATCGTTTGTTTCGGCACCGGCACGCCATTTGATCAGCAAATTGATGGTCGTTGAGCCGGACCGACGATTGCCGTTGGATGAGGTGATGAAACATCCATGGAttataaaacaaacgaagtaa
- the LOC119072370 gene encoding uncharacterized protein LOC119072370 isoform X1: MNMSMESVGHVVVPLRIGGKKMRKRRELDALVAHSLAKRACSSTSKRQASNGINSQDQLLSQSTSDQEDSTWSKVPVSTRCRNKRYSCFRTCGPLVFILIIVVLFGFMYWLYFDLRQQLSEHRTKIEQVSACNQLLPDALQQWHESSKWLEKNQSAINSKLVEVQTQLDNIEKELIQMKESIHKKDIESEKDNLLVLQTNVATFGAKIQDLTVGMDELKERLREVQKNANQNKENLTQLITKFDVMTKNQTSSLNGLNNDLNTTNMLKNMSQFFTYEIKNLSLQLSTVNNTLSQKASGLEEDFRSQKPKFDALIENFANMSSHVTSIENDWTKYKQTALDFEENSMKMNAEIIYLKNNTDRIATSVNDMQAETRRRQNLARVSKEMQENVFQQMKNNHSILPPIRQELNSTTTAKVTTTETPFIPIVNATNLSILLNASAVDANSTDSIMLKDLNVSKPKLLKLK, encoded by the exons A TGAACATGAGTATGGAATCGGTTGGTCATGTTGTTGTGCCATTACGAATAGGTGGTAAAAAAATGAGGAAACGCAGGGAACTGGATGCGCTGGTCGCTCATTCATTAGCGAAAcg GGCGTGTAGCTCCACATCAAAGCGACAAGCGAGCAATGGCATAAATTCTCAGGATCAACTGCTATCTCAATCAACCAGCGATCAAGAAGATTCCACATGG tCAAAGGTGCCAGTATCCACGCGATGTAGAAATAAGCGTTATTCCTGCTTTCGTACCTGCGGTCCCCTAGTCTTCATACTGATAATTGTTGTGCTATTCGGATTCATGTACTGGTTATACTTTGACCTTCGACAACAACTAAGTGAACATCGCACGAAGATTGAACAAG TTTCTGCTTGCAATCAATTGTTGCCTGACGCATTACAACAGTGGCATGAGTCGTCGAAGTGgttggaaaaaaatcaatcggCTATTAATAGTAAATTGGTTGAAGTTCAAACGCAACTGGATAATATCGAAAAAGAG CTCATACAAATGAAGGAAAGTATTCATAAAAAGGATATAGAATCGGAGAAAGACAATTTGCTGGTATTGCAAACCAATGTTGCCACATTTGGTGCCAAAATTCAAGATTTAACTGTTGGCATGGACGAACTAAAAGAACGATTACGTGAGGTGCAGAAAAATGCCAatcaaaataaagaaaatttaactcaATTGATT ACGAAATTCGATGTGATGACGAAAAATCAAACGTCTTCGTTGAATGGATTGAACAACGACCTGAATACGACGAATATGCTGAAGAACATGAGCCAGTTCTTTActtatgaaattaaaaatttatcacTTCAGTTAAGCACAGTTAACAACACCCTAAGCCAAAAAGCTAGTGGATTGGAAGAAGATTTTCGCTCACAGAAG CCGAAATTTGATGCATTGATCGAAAACTTTGCCAACATGTCGTCTCACGTAACATCAATCGAAAATGATTGGACAAAGTACAAGCAAACAGCTCTCGATTTCGAAGAgaattcgatgaaaatgaaTGCTGAA ATAATTTATCTGAAGAACAATACCGATCGAATAGCAACATCGGTCAACGACATGCAGGCAGAAACCAGACGACGACAAAATTTAGCTAGAGTGAGTAAGGAAATgcaggaaaatgtttttcagcaG ATGAAGAACAACCACTCGATCCTGCCGCCAATCAGACAAGAGCTAAATAGCACAACAACGGCCAAAGTAACCACAACTGAAACTCCATTCATTCCGATAGTGAATGCTACCAATCTGTCCATATTATTAAATGCATCTGCTGTCGATGCAAACAGCACCGattcaattatgttaaaaG ATTTAAATGTAAGTAAGCCGAAACTATTGAAACTAAAGTGA
- the LOC119072370 gene encoding uncharacterized protein LOC119072370 isoform X2, which produces MSMESVGHVVVPLRIGGKKMRKRRELDALVAHSLAKRACSSTSKRQASNGINSQDQLLSQSTSDQEDSTWSKVPVSTRCRNKRYSCFRTCGPLVFILIIVVLFGFMYWLYFDLRQQLSEHRTKIEQVSACNQLLPDALQQWHESSKWLEKNQSAINSKLVEVQTQLDNIEKELIQMKESIHKKDIESEKDNLLVLQTNVATFGAKIQDLTVGMDELKERLREVQKNANQNKENLTQLITKFDVMTKNQTSSLNGLNNDLNTTNMLKNMSQFFTYEIKNLSLQLSTVNNTLSQKASGLEEDFRSQKPKFDALIENFANMSSHVTSIENDWTKYKQTALDFEENSMKMNAEIIYLKNNTDRIATSVNDMQAETRRRQNLARVSKEMQENVFQQMKNNHSILPPIRQELNSTTTAKVTTTETPFIPIVNATNLSILLNASAVDANSTDSIMLKDLNVSKPKLLKLK; this is translated from the exons ATGAGTATGGAATCGGTTGGTCATGTTGTTGTGCCATTACGAATAGGTGGTAAAAAAATGAGGAAACGCAGGGAACTGGATGCGCTGGTCGCTCATTCATTAGCGAAAcg GGCGTGTAGCTCCACATCAAAGCGACAAGCGAGCAATGGCATAAATTCTCAGGATCAACTGCTATCTCAATCAACCAGCGATCAAGAAGATTCCACATGG tCAAAGGTGCCAGTATCCACGCGATGTAGAAATAAGCGTTATTCCTGCTTTCGTACCTGCGGTCCCCTAGTCTTCATACTGATAATTGTTGTGCTATTCGGATTCATGTACTGGTTATACTTTGACCTTCGACAACAACTAAGTGAACATCGCACGAAGATTGAACAAG TTTCTGCTTGCAATCAATTGTTGCCTGACGCATTACAACAGTGGCATGAGTCGTCGAAGTGgttggaaaaaaatcaatcggCTATTAATAGTAAATTGGTTGAAGTTCAAACGCAACTGGATAATATCGAAAAAGAG CTCATACAAATGAAGGAAAGTATTCATAAAAAGGATATAGAATCGGAGAAAGACAATTTGCTGGTATTGCAAACCAATGTTGCCACATTTGGTGCCAAAATTCAAGATTTAACTGTTGGCATGGACGAACTAAAAGAACGATTACGTGAGGTGCAGAAAAATGCCAatcaaaataaagaaaatttaactcaATTGATT ACGAAATTCGATGTGATGACGAAAAATCAAACGTCTTCGTTGAATGGATTGAACAACGACCTGAATACGACGAATATGCTGAAGAACATGAGCCAGTTCTTTActtatgaaattaaaaatttatcacTTCAGTTAAGCACAGTTAACAACACCCTAAGCCAAAAAGCTAGTGGATTGGAAGAAGATTTTCGCTCACAGAAG CCGAAATTTGATGCATTGATCGAAAACTTTGCCAACATGTCGTCTCACGTAACATCAATCGAAAATGATTGGACAAAGTACAAGCAAACAGCTCTCGATTTCGAAGAgaattcgatgaaaatgaaTGCTGAA ATAATTTATCTGAAGAACAATACCGATCGAATAGCAACATCGGTCAACGACATGCAGGCAGAAACCAGACGACGACAAAATTTAGCTAGAGTGAGTAAGGAAATgcaggaaaatgtttttcagcaG ATGAAGAACAACCACTCGATCCTGCCGCCAATCAGACAAGAGCTAAATAGCACAACAACGGCCAAAGTAACCACAACTGAAACTCCATTCATTCCGATAGTGAATGCTACCAATCTGTCCATATTATTAAATGCATCTGCTGTCGATGCAAACAGCACCGattcaattatgttaaaaG ATTTAAATGTAAGTAAGCCGAAACTATTGAAACTAAAGTGA